GGTAGATCAGGTGTTCCTGAACGTGGACTCGCTGCGCAAGAGTCTGCGGCGTGTCGTGCAACTCTACCGGTAATACTGCCTGTACGACCAGTGGTCCGCCATCGAGTTCCTCGGTGACGAAGTGCACGGAGCAGCCGTGCTCAGTATCGCCGGCCTCCAGCGCGCGCTGATGAGTGTGTAACCCTTTGTATTTGGGCAGCAGCGACGGGTGGATGTTGAGCAGGCGACCCTGATAGTGGCGAACGAAGTCAGCGCTGAGAATGCGCATGAAGCCGGCCAGCACCACGAGTTTCGGATTGAATTCGTCGATCAGTTCGATCAGAGCAGCATCGAAGGCCTCGCGACCTTCGAATGCCTTGTGATCCAGCGAGCGGGTAGCGATACCTGCGTCACTGGCGCGTTGCAGGCCGTAGGCGTCGGCGCGATTGGAAATCACTGCAGCGATGCGGGCCGGGCTGTCGCCGGTCCGCGTGCTGTCGATCAGAGCCTGCAAGTTACTGCCGGTGCCGGACAGCAGCACCACGACATCACAGGTTGCGGACATTAATGAGCCTTAAGGTTCTGCAGATCAACCTGAGCAGCGCCTTCGGCAGCGGCAGCGATCTGACCGATGACCCAAGGCTGTTCGCCGGCGTCACGCAGGGTGTTCAGGGCAACTTCTACGTGTTCCTGAGCCACGCAGATGACCATGCCAACGCCGCAATTCAGTACGCGGTGCATCTCTGTTTCGTCAACGTTGCCTTTCTCTTGCAGCCAGTCGAATACGGCCGGGCGAGTCCAGCTAGCCACATCAACCACCGCCTGAGCGCCTTTTGGCAGAACGCGCGGGATGTTGTCGAGCAGGCCGCCACCGGTGATGTGGGCCATGGCTTTGACCGCGCCGGTGTCTTTGATCAGCTTGAGCAGCGGCTTCACGTAGATGCGGGTCGGGGCCATCAGCAGGTCGGTCAGCGGTTTGCCGTCGAGCTGGATGTTTTCGATTTCGGCACCGGAGACTTCGATGATCTTGCGGATCAGTGAGTAGCCGTTCGAGTGTGGGCCGGACGATGGCAGGGCGATCAGTGCGTCACCGGTGGCAACTTTCGAGCCGTCGATGATTTCCGCTTTTTCCACGACGCCGACGCAGAAGCCGGCCAGGTCGTAGTCTTCGCCTTCGTACATGCCTGGCATTTCAGCGGTTTCGCCGCCAACCAGCGAGCAACCCGACAGTTCGCAGCCAGCGCCGATGCCGGTAACCACTTGGGTCGCGGTCTCGACATTGAGTTTGCCGGTGGCGTAGTAGTCGAGGAAGAACAGTGGCTCGGCGCCGCACACCACGAGGTCGTTGACGCACATGGCAACCAGGTCGATACCGATGCTGTCGTGCTTGTTCAGGTTCAGCGCCAGACGCAGCTTGGTGCCGACGCCGTCGGTGCCGGAAACCAGAACTGGCTGCTTGTAGCCGGCCGGGATTTCGCAGAGGGCGCCGAAACCGCCCAGGCCGCCCATGACTTCCGGGCGCGCAGTGCGCTTGGCGACGCTCTTGATGCGTTCGACCAATGCTTCACCGGCGTCGATGTCTACACCGGCGTCCTTGTAGCTCAGGGAGGGTTGCTTGCTCATGATCCAGGCCTTTAGGGGAGGGGATTCAGGGGTAACGACCGAGTTCAGCGGGAACTTCGAAATCGACGGGGCGATGGCCTCACGCGAGTTTCGAGGTGCCCGGCTGTTGCCGGTCTGCGAAGGCGCGCGATTTTATCAGGCTTGAGGGGCAGCGGCCATCCTCGCACCGACGGGCAGGGCCATATCAGCGGAAATTTTTTGCAATTGAGCCGTATGAACGTCTGTATAAAGTGTGGCGATTAACCGTCTATCGTTATCACTGTGCAAAATTTTACCGCTGTCGTGTGAATGTTTAGTGCTGGCAGATTGTCACAGCCTTGCTTAACCGGTTCACGCGGCCTGTTCCAGCCGCTCCTGTCGACGGGAATTCTCCATGCGTTTGTGTAAATTGTTGTTTGTGGGTTGTTTGTCTCTGATCAGCCTGGCGAGTCATGCCGAAAACCTCAAAGGTCTTTATCAAGTGCGCGAACCGGTCAATGGCCAGGCGCCGGAAGAACGTGGTCGCGCCACGCAAGCGGCGCTCGATACATTGGTGTTGCGCCTGACCGGCGATCCGAAGGCTGCGCAAAACCCGGGGTTGGCGGCGATTCGCAAGGATCCGCAGCAAATCATCAGTCAGTTCGGTTTCGATGCCGGGCCGCCGGAGGTGCTGAAGGTCGATTTCGATCCGGCGACCACCGAGCAGGCGTTGCGTCGTGCCGGGTTGTCGTTGTGGGGCGCCAGTCGCCCGTCGATCCTGAGTTGGTGGCTGAATGATTCGGCCGAGGGTTCGAGTCTGGTCGGTGATGGTCAGGCCGCTGCCGCGCCGTTGCGTACGGCTGCACAACATCGCGGCTTGCCATTGCGTTTGCCGCTGGCTGATTTGAGTGAGCAGTTGGTTGCCACTGCGCCAGCGCTTGAGGGCACGGATCCGGCGCCACTGCGCGGTGCTTCGGAGCGCTACAACGCTGATGCCTTGCTGGCGGTGCATGCCCGTGAAGAGGGCGGGCAGTGGCAGGCCAAATGGCACTTGTGGCTGGGCGATCAGAAAGAGGCGGGCAGTGTGCAGGGCGCCGATCAGGCTGCTGTCGCTGACGCAGTGATGCTGGCGGTGGCTGAGCGGCTGGCGCCACGTTTTGTGGCCAAGCCCGGCGCTTCGGGGCAGCAGACTCTGGAAGTGCAAGGTATGAATCTGGAGCATTACGCGGCGCTGTTGCGGTTACTCGAACCGTTTGGCGTGCGTCTGCAAAGTGTTGACGGCGATCGCATCGTTTATCGGGTCAATGGCAGCGCCGATCAAATGCGTGCGCAGTTGTCGCTGGCCAAGTTGCAGGAGTTGCCGGCCGAGGCGCCGACTCCGTTGGCTGCGCCACAGCCTGCGGTTGCAGGTGCGGCGCCAGTCGCGGCGCCAGCCCCGACCCCGGCAGCACCGTCGTTGCGGTTTCGCTGGTAAGTCTTTCCTTATATAGAAGCAGGAGTGGTACATGGCCGATACGCGGCGTTGGTTCTGGCTCGGTGGGGTAGTCCTGCTTTGCGCGTTTGTATGGTTGCTGCATCCGATCCTCACGCCGTTCCTGGTGGCGCTGCTGCTGGCTTATCTGTTCGATCCGCTGGTGGATCGACTGGAGCGGCTCGGTTTGTCGCGAACCTGGGGCGTGATCGCGGTGTTTGCTCTGTTCACCTTGATCGTCACCGCACTGATGCTGGTGCTGGTGCCGATGCTCGCCAAGCAGTTGCTACGTCTGTACGAACTGGCGCCGCAAATGCTCGATTGGCTGCAGCACACGGCGGTGCCGTGGGCGCAGTCGAAGCTGGGGTTGTCGGACGGTTTCTGGAAGTTCGATAAGGTCAAGGCCGCGATCAGCGAGCACATGGGGCAGACTACCGACATTGTCGGCGTGGTGCTCAGTCAGGCAACGGCCTCCAGTCTGGCGCTGATCGGCTGGCTGGCCAATCTGGTGCTGATTCCGGTGGTGAGCTTTTACTTGTTGCGCGACTGGGACGTGATGATGGCCAAGATCCGCAGCCTCCTGCCGCGTGATCGGGAAGAGACCATCGTATCGCTGGCCGGTGAATGTCATGAGGTGCTGGGCGCATTTGTTCGCGGTCAGTTGCTGGTGATGGTGGCGTTGGGCGTGATCTACGCAGCGGGCCTGATGATCGTTGGGCTGGAGCTGGGGTTGTTGATCGGCCTGATTGCGGGTCTGGCGGCGATCGTGCCTTATATGGGCTTCGTGATCGGTATTGGCGCGGCGCTGATTGCCGGGTTGTTCCAGTTCGGTGGCGATCTGTATCCGATGGTCGGGATCGTCGCGGTGTTCATGGTTGGTCAGGCGCTGGAAGGCATGGTGCTGACGCCTTTATTGGTGGGCGATCGTATCGGTCTGCATCCGGTGGCGGTGATTTTCGCGATTCTGGCCGGCGGCGAACTGTTCGGTTTCACCGGCGTGCTGCTGGCATTGCCGGTGGCGGCGGTGATCATGGTGCTGGTGCGCCATGTGCACGACTTGTACAAGGACTCCGACATCTATAGTGGCGTTGACGATCCGCAGTTGTAATGGCACAGGGACGGCCCGGCGAATCGCCGGGTTGGCCCGGGTCCTGCAGGCGTTGGTGCCAAAGAATCTGTCATAAATCCAGTGTGTTATCGCAAACCTTTGATTTTGCTTGGACTCTGTCGCATTGTGCGCTCAGCTTCACGGGTATAAACTTCGCAAACTTTACACAGAGG
This region of Pseudomonas sp. R84 genomic DNA includes:
- the purM gene encoding phosphoribosylformylglycinamidine cyclo-ligase, whose amino-acid sequence is MSKQPSLSYKDAGVDIDAGEALVERIKSVAKRTARPEVMGGLGGFGALCEIPAGYKQPVLVSGTDGVGTKLRLALNLNKHDSIGIDLVAMCVNDLVVCGAEPLFFLDYYATGKLNVETATQVVTGIGAGCELSGCSLVGGETAEMPGMYEGEDYDLAGFCVGVVEKAEIIDGSKVATGDALIALPSSGPHSNGYSLIRKIIEVSGAEIENIQLDGKPLTDLLMAPTRIYVKPLLKLIKDTGAVKAMAHITGGGLLDNIPRVLPKGAQAVVDVASWTRPAVFDWLQEKGNVDETEMHRVLNCGVGMVICVAQEHVEVALNTLRDAGEQPWVIGQIAAAAEGAAQVDLQNLKAH
- a CDS encoding AI-2E family transporter, producing the protein MADTRRWFWLGGVVLLCAFVWLLHPILTPFLVALLLAYLFDPLVDRLERLGLSRTWGVIAVFALFTLIVTALMLVLVPMLAKQLLRLYELAPQMLDWLQHTAVPWAQSKLGLSDGFWKFDKVKAAISEHMGQTTDIVGVVLSQATASSLALIGWLANLVLIPVVSFYLLRDWDVMMAKIRSLLPRDREETIVSLAGECHEVLGAFVRGQLLVMVALGVIYAAGLMIVGLELGLLIGLIAGLAAIVPYMGFVIGIGAALIAGLFQFGGDLYPMVGIVAVFMVGQALEGMVLTPLLVGDRIGLHPVAVIFAILAGGELFGFTGVLLALPVAAVIMVLVRHVHDLYKDSDIYSGVDDPQL
- a CDS encoding DUF2066 domain-containing protein; this translates as MRLCKLLFVGCLSLISLASHAENLKGLYQVREPVNGQAPEERGRATQAALDTLVLRLTGDPKAAQNPGLAAIRKDPQQIISQFGFDAGPPEVLKVDFDPATTEQALRRAGLSLWGASRPSILSWWLNDSAEGSSLVGDGQAAAAPLRTAAQHRGLPLRLPLADLSEQLVATAPALEGTDPAPLRGASERYNADALLAVHAREEGGQWQAKWHLWLGDQKEAGSVQGADQAAVADAVMLAVAERLAPRFVAKPGASGQQTLEVQGMNLEHYAALLRLLEPFGVRLQSVDGDRIVYRVNGSADQMRAQLSLAKLQELPAEAPTPLAAPQPAVAGAAPVAAPAPTPAAPSLRFRW
- the purN gene encoding phosphoribosylglycinamide formyltransferase, whose protein sequence is MSATCDVVVLLSGTGSNLQALIDSTRTGDSPARIAAVISNRADAYGLQRASDAGIATRSLDHKAFEGREAFDAALIELIDEFNPKLVVLAGFMRILSADFVRHYQGRLLNIHPSLLPKYKGLHTHQRALEAGDTEHGCSVHFVTEELDGGPLVVQAVLPVELHDTPQTLAQRVHVQEHLIYPMAVRWFAEGRLALGEHGALLDGQLLAASGHLIRH